Genomic DNA from Panthera leo isolate Ple1 chromosome A1, P.leo_Ple1_pat1.1, whole genome shotgun sequence:
TTGCATCTTGAATTATTCTGTGTACAACTGAACTAAATGTTTAGAATAATTTAACATAGTACAAGGATTAAGCAATAGAAATTAGTGTTAGCAACGGAGTAAACTTAATAAAAGTCCATTCTAAAGTAATCAATTTCTAAAAGTCTAAAAAACACGACACTAATAACCAAGAAATGTGGACTTTTCATGCTTATATACATGATAATTATACATGATAATGTATAGTTAGTGCAGTAGTAGTACGTCCTCTTAGATGTCTATATCCAAGATAAAACTCTTCTTAGGATTCTAACTTGTAAGACAAAAAACTACCTTTGTAGAGCTAGTGGTCATACACAAGGAATgtataaataaagaattaaaagccTACAAAGTAAAACATGGACCAATATATGAAGGAATTTTGAGAGAAGCAGTATAGGTGAAAGAAATAGTATAAACACAAAGGCACTTCCATTTTGAACCACAGGATGTCGTTGTTCTCCAAGAAGAAGAttattttaacagaagaaaattacCATTATTCACGGACCAGAAAGAATCTCCACTGTTCCGGTGTTTTAAAGACTATACACACCCATGTTGTTAAGATCCAGTAGAGATCTCAGGAACAGACTCAAAAGAAAGATCTAAAAGGACTACACATTTCCTCTCATGAAACGTTGATTTACTAACCTGAAACAGAGCAGGATGTTAGCTTCAGGATCAGGTGGCCAGGAAGTCAAGCGCTTGCTGCTCTCGGTTATGCTCCTTGCAGCATCGGAGGCCGAGAGCGGCCAAGTCCATTACTCTGTCCCGGAGGAAGCCAAACACGGCACCTTTGTGGGCCGCATCGCGCAGGACCTGGGGCTGGAGCTGGAAGAGCTGGTGCCGCGCTTTTTCCGAGTGGCGTCCAAAGGTCGCGGGGATCTTCTGGAGGTAAACCTGCAGAATGGTATTTTGTTTGTGAATTCTCGGATCGACCGCGAGGAGCTGTGTGGGCGGAGCGCGGAGTGCAGCATCCACCTGGAGGTGATCGTGGACAGGCCGCTGCAGGTTTTCCATGTGCAGGTGGAGGTGAAGGACATTAACGACAACCCGCCAATGTTCCCAGCGacacaaaaaaatttgtttatttccgAAACTAGGGCTCTTGACTCTCACTTTTCACTAGAGGGCGCATATGATGCAGATATCGGGGCCAACGCTCTGCTGACTTACAAACTGAGCCCCAACGAATATTTCTCTCTGGAAGTACCCACCAACGAGGAACAGGTAAAACCGCTCGAACTAGtactaaaaaaatctttagaCAGGGAAGTCGCTTCCAAGCTTCTCTTGGTGCTCAAAGCAACCGATGGGGGCAAACCTGAGCTGACAGGTACCACAGAGTTACACATCACAGTGCTGGATGCAAATGACAATGCCCCAGTATTTGACAAAGCAGTCCATCGTGTAAAATTACTGGAGAATTCGAGAAACGGTACCCTGGTTATTAGACTTAATGCCTCGGATTTGGATGAAGGTTCCAACAGTcacattctttattcatttgcaaCTGATGTCTCCTCTAATACAGAAGCCTCTTTTCACATAGATTCAGATAgtggagaaataaaagtaaacgGAAAAATAGATTTTGAAGAAACTAAATTATGGAAACTTCAAATAGAAGCAGTTGACAAAGGAAATCCTCCGATGTTTGGTCACTGCACAGTCTTGATAGAAGTCTTGGATATTAA
This window encodes:
- the LOC122230080 gene encoding protocadherin alpha-10-like, encoding MLASGSGGQEVKRLLLSVMLLAASEAESGQVHYSVPEEAKHGTFVGRIAQDLGLELEELVPRFFRVASKGRGDLLEVNLQNGILFVNSRIDREELCGRSAECSIHLEVIVDRPLQVFHVQVEVKDINDNPPMFPATQKNLFISETRALDSHFSLEGAYDADIGANALLTYKLSPNEYFSLEVPTNEEQVKPLELVLKKSLDREVASKLLLVLKATDGGKPELTGTTELHITVLDANDNAPVFDKAVHRVKLLENSRNGTLVIRLNASDLDEGSNSHILYSFATDVSSNTEASFHIDSDSGEIKVNGKIDFEETKLWKLQIEAVDKGNPPMFGHCTVLIEVLDINDNAPELLVTSLSLSVPEDAPLGTVIALISVTDRDAGGNGQVTCSLTPHVPFKLVSTFKNYYSLVLDSALDRESVADYALVVTARDGGSPSLSATASVSVEVADVNDNAPTFAQAEYTVFVKENNPPGCHIFTVSARDADAQENALVSYSLVERRVGERALSSYVSVHAESGKVYALQPLDHEELELLQFQVSARDAGVPPLGSNVTLQVFVLDENDNAPALLPLPGAGGAGGAVSELVWRSVGAGHVVAKVRAVDADSGYNAWLSYELQPAAGGARSPFRVALYTGEISTTRSLDEADSPRQRLLVLVRDHAARRPRPRRGCWRAPPARRRRWWMSTCT